Proteins encoded within one genomic window of Candidatus Binataceae bacterium:
- a CDS encoding folylpolyglutamate synthase/dihydrofolate synthase family protein, which yields MVELSKTLDWLYSLEGRGEIYKLERMDQALALIGDPHRRLCAVHIAGTKGKGSVAAMIDAIVRAAGVRCGLYTKPHLVHLTERTRIDGAEMPARLMLEYIERLRGIYERANLALTFFEFTVALMFLYFAEAGVDLAVIETGLGGRLDSTNVVTPLVSVITPIGFDHMDRLGHTIAAIAAEKGGIIKPGVPVVIGARDPEARQVLTAIATQRQSPVRIAERDFSFRSGAPAHTLDYFGLGLNLERVELAVAGPFQHENAAIALAAVEALRAQGWRLEEQAIRRGLRELSWPGRFDVVSRCPLVILDCAHNELSIGALLETIAVELGPQVRPRLIFGCLEDKQWAKMAAMLAPRVRDVTLTRVEPKRPLEPENLLPLFAAQVPARVVREPLRAVDQVLAESGPDEVIVVTGSVYLVGEIYPYFLERQGRRGLFPEATM from the coding sequence GTGGTCGAACTTTCCAAAACGCTGGACTGGCTCTATTCGCTCGAAGGGCGTGGCGAAATATACAAGCTGGAGCGCATGGATCAGGCGCTCGCGCTGATCGGTGACCCTCATCGCCGGTTGTGCGCGGTCCATATTGCCGGCACCAAGGGCAAAGGCTCAGTGGCCGCAATGATCGACGCGATCGTACGCGCGGCCGGAGTGCGCTGCGGACTTTACACCAAGCCGCACCTGGTTCATCTGACCGAGCGGACGCGGATCGACGGCGCCGAGATGCCGGCGCGCCTGATGCTGGAGTATATCGAGCGGCTGCGCGGGATTTACGAGCGCGCCAATCTTGCGCTCACATTTTTCGAGTTCACGGTCGCGCTGATGTTCCTGTACTTTGCCGAGGCGGGGGTCGATTTGGCGGTGATCGAGACGGGGCTCGGCGGCCGGCTCGATTCGACGAACGTGGTGACGCCGCTGGTCAGCGTGATAACCCCGATCGGCTTTGACCACATGGATCGCCTCGGCCATACGATCGCGGCGATCGCGGCCGAGAAGGGCGGCATCATCAAGCCGGGCGTGCCGGTGGTGATCGGCGCGCGCGACCCCGAAGCGCGCCAGGTGCTGACCGCGATCGCGACTCAGCGCCAGAGCCCCGTCCGGATAGCGGAGCGCGACTTTTCCTTCCGCTCGGGCGCGCCCGCCCACACGCTTGACTATTTCGGACTGGGGCTTAACCTTGAGCGGGTCGAGCTCGCAGTGGCCGGGCCGTTTCAACATGAGAACGCCGCCATCGCGCTGGCGGCGGTCGAGGCGCTTAGGGCTCAGGGTTGGCGGCTGGAGGAGCAGGCGATACGGCGGGGACTTAGAGAATTGAGCTGGCCGGGGCGCTTCGACGTGGTGTCGCGCTGCCCGCTGGTCATCCTCGATTGCGCGCATAACGAACTCAGCATCGGCGCCCTGCTCGAGACAATAGCGGTCGAATTGGGCCCGCAGGTGCGCCCTCGGCTGATCTTCGGCTGCCTGGAGGACAAGCAGTGGGCGAAGATGGCGGCGATGCTGGCGCCGCGTGTGCGAGACGTGACGCTAACCAGGGTGGAGCCCAAGCGTCCTCTCGAGCCTGAGAATCTTTTGCCGCTCTTTGCGGCGCAGGTACCCGCCCGCGTGGTGCGCGAGCCGCTTAGGGCTGTGGATCAGGTTTTAGCCGAGAGTGGACCGGACGAGGTTATCGTGGTAACTGGTTCTGTCTATCTGGTGGGGGAGATTTATCCATACTTTCTCGAGCGGCAGGGCCGGCGGGGGCTATTTCCTGAAGCTACCATGTAA